The genomic DNA TAAAAAAACATCCGGAATATTTTCCCGGATTTTATCCCATAGGAGATTTTGCAGATTTTTCAAATGATCAGATCGTCTTGTCGTTTCTCTACCGCAAAGTTCAGCGGCTTTGCCAAAACCGACAATTCCCGGAATATTTTCTGTACCCCCTCTCCTGTTTCTTTCTTGTTCGCCTCCGAATATCAGCTTGTTAAACGGAATACCTTGCCGGATATACAAAGCACCTACTCCCTTGGGCCCATAAATTTTATGAGCCGAACAAGATAACAAATCGATATTCATTTTGTTTACATCAATGGGTAATTTCCCAAAAGATTGTACAGCATCCGTATGAAATAGGATTCCCCGTTCATGGGATATTTCTCCAATTTCTGCGATCGGATTTATAGTACCTATTTCATTGTTTACATGCATGATCGAAATCAACCTTGTTTCAGGTCGAATTGCATCGGCAATATGGTTGGGGTGGATCATACCATATGTATCCGGTTGAAGGTAGGTGACCGAGACTCCATTCTTCTCTAATTGCCGGCAAGTTTCAAGGACTGCTCGGTGCTCTACGGCAGTTGTAATCAGATGAACTGTGCCGTTACCTGAAGCCAGGCCGTTTCGAATTGCCAGGTTGATTGATTCAGTTCCACCACTGACAAATAAAATTTCAGCGGATCTTGCTTGAATAACGGAAGCGACTCTCTC from candidate division KSB1 bacterium includes the following:
- a CDS encoding cysteine desulfurase codes for the protein MTSVYLDFSATTPVADEVLQEMLPYFSKNFGNPSSIHQYGQKSKAALETARERVASVIQARSAEILFVSGGTESINLAIRNGLASGNGTVHLITTAVEHRAVLETCRQLEKNGVSVTYLQPDTYGMIHPNHIADAIRPETRLISIMHVNNEIGTINPIAEIGEISHERGILFHTDAVQSFGKLPIDVNKMNIDLLSCSAHKIYGPKGVGALYIRQGIPFNKLIFGGEQERNRRGGTENIPGIVGFGKAAELCGRETTRRSDHLKNLQNLLWDKIRENIPDVFLNGHPIRRLPGNLNIAFTGIDANSLLISLDMKGIAASNGSACSSGSSKPSHVLAGIGLPPEKINGTLRISLGRTNTIEEIEYTAKVLVEEVKRIRLLRNKSR